The proteins below are encoded in one region of Lactuca sativa cultivar Salinas chromosome 3, Lsat_Salinas_v11, whole genome shotgun sequence:
- the LOC111895835 gene encoding uncharacterized protein LOC111895835 isoform X2 codes for MANTSSAWTIKPNQQQLQKRKCESLLDVVFSWSLSDILNKDLYKLQVKEIPLRFSSTNDYVNSFVLPLLEETHADLLSQLAGISQAPASCISVLQRIPTDKETEFFYRMVLTGMDYEPQVGDLIALTQVIPKCIDDLDRPNSGFLIAYVTQLDDQCYPVTIHIFSSDLIEPNEVETKKPSKAFAVHLTNLTTNMRIWRALNWEGNMGIIKRTLSSSTPVAINCKESYCEGRKKVIDSELRPAFDSFNLDSSQEEAVLSCLATSRCWHQKCIKMIWGPPGTGKTKTMASLLFMLLRTKHRTLTCAPTNVAVVGVAERLLSIVRDHDFGCHTYGFGDIVLFGNKERMKIHYDHRKLLDVFLDNRIGALSSSLSQWKFRVNGMIKFLEDPMNEYHRLIVSQNLNIIKTKSKKKKERKPHENSEEKQLTFEEFAMKRVTVFGKDLISCIRSLYTHLSTTTVSLAYAKSMYHSINLIQMVVESVKEIVTSNKSLNEAFNETAVSSIGEPHFMKLRLYKAECLLVLKELRDASVIPKPMNIFKLKRFCLNSACLIFCTASSSIKLNMNKMMPIELVLIDEAAQLKECESLIPLRLPGVQHVVLVGDERQLPSMVQSKISEEANFGRSLFERLVLLGHEKHLLNIQYRMDPSISQFPNAEFYDNKIMDGPNVINKGREKRFLRQSMYGSYLFIDVDSAKEELDNNHSTRNMVEVSVIDEIIANLFKECVAKKQKVTVGCISPYKAQVNAIQVKLGKKYNRQVNGSTFTVNVRSVDGFQGSEEDVIIFSTVRCNWKGSVGFLSNRQRANVALTRARHCLWIVGNKETMIKSGSVWTALVSDAEDRGCVYSASENKKLAQAMVQTMVELAQFGPLLKKDSILFKDAKWKVDFTNTFLERLTSIESLHARNQVISLLVKLSNGWRQLRKTNKNTLNNTHGICDMLEAYNLDGDTTMCKKFGAGFWKLYVGYDQTLSNKRFWKKSSFTNDLA; via the exons ATGGCCAACACAAGCAGCGCTTGGACTATCAAGCCGAACCAGCAACAGTTGCAAAAACGAAAATGTGAAAGCCTTTTAGACGTCGTCTTCTCTTGGTCTTTGTCGGATATACTCAACAAAGATCTCTACAAGTTGCAG GTGAAAGAAATTCCGTTGAGGTTTTCATCTACAAATGACTATGTGAATTCATTCGTCCTTCCGCTTCTCGAGGAAACACATGCAGATTTGCTATCCCAACTTGCCGGAATCTCTCAGGCACCGGCAAGTTGTATTTCTGTTCTGCAAAGAATACCAACGGACAAGGAGACAGAATTTTTTTATCGCATGGTCTTAACTGGAATGGATTATGAGCCACAAGTTGGAGATCTTATTGCCTTGACACAAGTTATACCCAAATGCATCGATGATCTTGATCGACCAAACAGCGGTTTTCTCATTGCTTATGTGACTCAGTTAGACGACCAATGTTACCCAGTTACGATACATATTTTCTCATCAGACCTTATCGAACCCAATGAAGTTGAGACAAAGAAACCATCAAAGGCTTTTGCTGTTCATCTGACGAACTTGACTACAAATATGCGTATATGGAGAGCTCTTAATTGGGAGGGCAACATGGGTATCATTAAAAGAACATTGTCTTCGAGTACCCCT GTGGCTATAAATTGTAAGGAGTCATATTGTGAAGGAAGAAAGAAGGTTATTGACTCTGAACTAAGACCAGCATTTGATTCATTTAATCTTGATAGCTCACAAGAAGAAGCTGTGTTAAGTTGTCTTGCTACTAGTAGATGTTGGCATCAAAAGTGTATCAAAATGATTTGGGGTCCTCCAGGAACTGGAAAGACAAAGACTATGGCTTCATTATTGTTCATGTTGTTAAGGACAAAACACAGAACGCTTACTTGTGCTCCCACAAATGTTGCTGTGGTAGGAGTTGCAGAGAGGCTATTGAGTATAGTACGCGATCATGATTTTGGATGCCATACTTATGGATTTGGAGACATAGTTTTATTTGGTAACAAAGAAAGAATGAAGATTCATTATGATCATCGAAAGCTTCTTGATGTGTTTCTTGACAATAGAATCGGAGCTCTTTCTAGCAGTTTATCGCAATGGAAATTTCGTGTGAATGGTATGATTAAGTTTCTTGAAGATCCCATGAACGAATACCACCGTTTGATTGTTTCTCAAAATTTGAATATAATCAAGACTAAAAGCAAGAAGAAAAAGGAGAGAAAACCCCACGAGAATAGTGAGGAAAAGCAATTGACTTTCGAGGAGTTTGCCATGAAAAGGGTTACTGTTTTTGGAAAGGATCTTATTTCTTGTATCCGAAGCTTATATACTCATTTGTCTACTACAACAGTTTCACTTGCTTATGCAAAAAGTATGTATCATTCAATCAATTTGATTCAGATGGTTGTGGAGTCTGTGAAAGAGATAGTAACTAGTAACAAAAGCTTAAACGAAGCCTTCAATGAAACAGCTGTTTCAAGCATTGGTGAACCGCATTTTATGAAGTTAAGATTATATAAAGCCGAATGCCTTCTTGTGCTCAAAGAGCTTCGCGATGCATCTGTCATTCCGAAACCTATGAACATATTTAAACTTAAAAGATTTTGTCTGAATAGTGCTTGTTTGATCTTCTGTACAGCGTCAAGCTCTATAAAATTGAATATGAACAAAATGATGCCTATAGAATTGGTTTTGATCGATGAAGCTGCACAGCTTAAAGAATGTGAATCCCTAATCCCTTTGCGGCTTCCAGGTGTTCAACATGTTGTGCTTGTTGGGGACGAAAGACAGCTGCCATCCATGGTTCAAAGCAAG ATTAGCGAAGAGGCTAATTTTGGAAGGAGCTTATTCGAAAGACTGGTGTTACTTGGACATGAAAAACACCTACTAAACATTCAGTACAGGATGGATCCATCAATTAGCCAGTTTCCCAATGCTGAATTTTACGACAATAAAATAATGGATGGTCCTAATGTCATTAATAAAGGTCGTGAAAAGCGTTTTTTGCGACAGAGTATGTATGGATCGTACTTGTTCATCGATGTAGATTCCGCAAAAGAGGAACTCGACAATAACCATAGCACTAGAAACATGGTGGAAGTGTCAGTGATAGATGAGATCATTGCAAATCTTTTCAAAG AATGTGTTGCGAAGAAACAAAAGGTTACAGTTGGCTGTATTTCTCCATACAAGGCTCAGGTCAATGCGATTCAAGTAAAACTTGGCAAGAAGTATAATCGACAGGTGAATGGTTCAACTTTTACTGTGAATGTAAGATCTGTTGATGGGTTTCAAGGTAGCGAAGAAGATGTCATAATATTCTCGACAGTAAGATGTAACTGGAAAGGAAGTGTCGGGTTTCTTTCAAATCGTCAAAGGGCTAATGTAGCCTTAACCAGAGCTAGACATTGCTTGTGGATTGTGGGAAATAAAGAAACCATGATCAAGAGTGGTTCAGTATGGACGGCTTTAGTTTCCGATGCTGAAGACCGTGGTTGTGTCTATAGTGCTAGCGAAAACAAGAAATTGGCTCAAGCCATGGTGCAAACCATGGTTGAGTTAGCCCAGTTTGGCCCATTGTTAAAAAAAGATTCAATACTTTTTAAAGATGCAAAATGGAAG GTGGACTTCACCAACACATTTTTGGAAAGATTGACTAGTATTGAGAGCCTTCATGCTCGTAACCAAGTTATATCACTTCTCGTTAAGCTCTCTAATGGTTGGCGACAACTCCGGAAAACCAATAAGAACACTCTTAACAACACCCATGGAATTTGTGACATGTTAGAGGCATATAATCTCGATGGAG ATACAACAATGTGCAAAAAGTTTGGAGCAGGTTTTTGGAAATTATACGTTGGATATGATCAAACGTTGTCAAACAAAAGGTTCTGGAAG AAATCAAGCTTTACCAATGACTTGgcctga
- the LOC111895835 gene encoding uncharacterized protein LOC111895835 isoform X1, which translates to MANTSSAWTIKPNQQQLQKRKCESLLDVVFSWSLSDILNKDLYKLQVKEIPLRFSSTNDYVNSFVLPLLEETHADLLSQLAGISQAPASCISVLQRIPTDKETEFFYRMVLTGMDYEPQVGDLIALTQVIPKCIDDLDRPNSGFLIAYVTQLDDQCYPVTIHIFSSDLIEPNEVETKKPSKAFAVHLTNLTTNMRIWRALNWEGNMGIIKRTLSSSTPVAINCKESYCEGRKKVIDSELRPAFDSFNLDSSQEEAVLSCLATSRCWHQKCIKMIWGPPGTGKTKTMASLLFMLLRTKHRTLTCAPTNVAVVGVAERLLSIVRDHDFGCHTYGFGDIVLFGNKERMKIHYDHRKLLDVFLDNRIGALSSSLSQWKFRVNGMIKFLEDPMNEYHRLIVSQNLNIIKTKSKKKKERKPHENSEEKQLTFEEFAMKRVTVFGKDLISCIRSLYTHLSTTTVSLAYAKSMYHSINLIQMVVESVKEIVTSNKSLNEAFNETAVSSIGEPHFMKLRLYKAECLLVLKELRDASVIPKPMNIFKLKRFCLNSACLIFCTASSSIKLNMNKMMPIELVLIDEAAQLKECESLIPLRLPGVQHVVLVGDERQLPSMVQSKISEEANFGRSLFERLVLLGHEKHLLNIQYRMDPSISQFPNAEFYDNKIMDGPNVINKGREKRFLRQSMYGSYLFIDVDSAKEELDNNHSTRNMVEVSVIDEIIANLFKECVAKKQKVTVGCISPYKAQVNAIQVKLGKKYNRQVNGSTFTVNVRSVDGFQGSEEDVIIFSTVRCNWKGSVGFLSNRQRANVALTRARHCLWIVGNKETMIKSGSVWTALVSDAEDRGCVYSASENKKLAQAMVQTMVELAQFGPLLKKDSILFKDAKWKVDFTNTFLERLTSIESLHARNQVISLLVKLSNGWRQLRKTNKNTLNNTHGICDMLEAYNLDGGLYLVWSVDIVYENSLCVQVLKVWDILPLSQIQQCAKSLEQVFGNYTLDMIKRCQTKGSGRNQALPMTWPEDLRNDVSRDLASQFDKLSLSGETLPCRDRSVRTQGRWMEVKR; encoded by the exons ATGGCCAACACAAGCAGCGCTTGGACTATCAAGCCGAACCAGCAACAGTTGCAAAAACGAAAATGTGAAAGCCTTTTAGACGTCGTCTTCTCTTGGTCTTTGTCGGATATACTCAACAAAGATCTCTACAAGTTGCAG GTGAAAGAAATTCCGTTGAGGTTTTCATCTACAAATGACTATGTGAATTCATTCGTCCTTCCGCTTCTCGAGGAAACACATGCAGATTTGCTATCCCAACTTGCCGGAATCTCTCAGGCACCGGCAAGTTGTATTTCTGTTCTGCAAAGAATACCAACGGACAAGGAGACAGAATTTTTTTATCGCATGGTCTTAACTGGAATGGATTATGAGCCACAAGTTGGAGATCTTATTGCCTTGACACAAGTTATACCCAAATGCATCGATGATCTTGATCGACCAAACAGCGGTTTTCTCATTGCTTATGTGACTCAGTTAGACGACCAATGTTACCCAGTTACGATACATATTTTCTCATCAGACCTTATCGAACCCAATGAAGTTGAGACAAAGAAACCATCAAAGGCTTTTGCTGTTCATCTGACGAACTTGACTACAAATATGCGTATATGGAGAGCTCTTAATTGGGAGGGCAACATGGGTATCATTAAAAGAACATTGTCTTCGAGTACCCCT GTGGCTATAAATTGTAAGGAGTCATATTGTGAAGGAAGAAAGAAGGTTATTGACTCTGAACTAAGACCAGCATTTGATTCATTTAATCTTGATAGCTCACAAGAAGAAGCTGTGTTAAGTTGTCTTGCTACTAGTAGATGTTGGCATCAAAAGTGTATCAAAATGATTTGGGGTCCTCCAGGAACTGGAAAGACAAAGACTATGGCTTCATTATTGTTCATGTTGTTAAGGACAAAACACAGAACGCTTACTTGTGCTCCCACAAATGTTGCTGTGGTAGGAGTTGCAGAGAGGCTATTGAGTATAGTACGCGATCATGATTTTGGATGCCATACTTATGGATTTGGAGACATAGTTTTATTTGGTAACAAAGAAAGAATGAAGATTCATTATGATCATCGAAAGCTTCTTGATGTGTTTCTTGACAATAGAATCGGAGCTCTTTCTAGCAGTTTATCGCAATGGAAATTTCGTGTGAATGGTATGATTAAGTTTCTTGAAGATCCCATGAACGAATACCACCGTTTGATTGTTTCTCAAAATTTGAATATAATCAAGACTAAAAGCAAGAAGAAAAAGGAGAGAAAACCCCACGAGAATAGTGAGGAAAAGCAATTGACTTTCGAGGAGTTTGCCATGAAAAGGGTTACTGTTTTTGGAAAGGATCTTATTTCTTGTATCCGAAGCTTATATACTCATTTGTCTACTACAACAGTTTCACTTGCTTATGCAAAAAGTATGTATCATTCAATCAATTTGATTCAGATGGTTGTGGAGTCTGTGAAAGAGATAGTAACTAGTAACAAAAGCTTAAACGAAGCCTTCAATGAAACAGCTGTTTCAAGCATTGGTGAACCGCATTTTATGAAGTTAAGATTATATAAAGCCGAATGCCTTCTTGTGCTCAAAGAGCTTCGCGATGCATCTGTCATTCCGAAACCTATGAACATATTTAAACTTAAAAGATTTTGTCTGAATAGTGCTTGTTTGATCTTCTGTACAGCGTCAAGCTCTATAAAATTGAATATGAACAAAATGATGCCTATAGAATTGGTTTTGATCGATGAAGCTGCACAGCTTAAAGAATGTGAATCCCTAATCCCTTTGCGGCTTCCAGGTGTTCAACATGTTGTGCTTGTTGGGGACGAAAGACAGCTGCCATCCATGGTTCAAAGCAAG ATTAGCGAAGAGGCTAATTTTGGAAGGAGCTTATTCGAAAGACTGGTGTTACTTGGACATGAAAAACACCTACTAAACATTCAGTACAGGATGGATCCATCAATTAGCCAGTTTCCCAATGCTGAATTTTACGACAATAAAATAATGGATGGTCCTAATGTCATTAATAAAGGTCGTGAAAAGCGTTTTTTGCGACAGAGTATGTATGGATCGTACTTGTTCATCGATGTAGATTCCGCAAAAGAGGAACTCGACAATAACCATAGCACTAGAAACATGGTGGAAGTGTCAGTGATAGATGAGATCATTGCAAATCTTTTCAAAG AATGTGTTGCGAAGAAACAAAAGGTTACAGTTGGCTGTATTTCTCCATACAAGGCTCAGGTCAATGCGATTCAAGTAAAACTTGGCAAGAAGTATAATCGACAGGTGAATGGTTCAACTTTTACTGTGAATGTAAGATCTGTTGATGGGTTTCAAGGTAGCGAAGAAGATGTCATAATATTCTCGACAGTAAGATGTAACTGGAAAGGAAGTGTCGGGTTTCTTTCAAATCGTCAAAGGGCTAATGTAGCCTTAACCAGAGCTAGACATTGCTTGTGGATTGTGGGAAATAAAGAAACCATGATCAAGAGTGGTTCAGTATGGACGGCTTTAGTTTCCGATGCTGAAGACCGTGGTTGTGTCTATAGTGCTAGCGAAAACAAGAAATTGGCTCAAGCCATGGTGCAAACCATGGTTGAGTTAGCCCAGTTTGGCCCATTGTTAAAAAAAGATTCAATACTTTTTAAAGATGCAAAATGGAAG GTGGACTTCACCAACACATTTTTGGAAAGATTGACTAGTATTGAGAGCCTTCATGCTCGTAACCAAGTTATATCACTTCTCGTTAAGCTCTCTAATGGTTGGCGACAACTCCGGAAAACCAATAAGAACACTCTTAACAACACCCATGGAATTTGTGACATGTTAGAGGCATATAATCTCGATGGAGGTTTGTATCTTGTTTGGAGTGTAGACATTGTCTATGAGAACTCACTTTGTGTTCAGGTCTTAAAGGTTTGGGACATTTTGCCGTTGTCTCAGATACAACAATGTGCAAAAAGTTTGGAGCAGGTTTTTGGAAATTATACGTTGGATATGATCAAACGTTGTCAAACAAAAGGTTCTGGAAG AAATCAAGCTTTACCAATGACTTGgcctgaggatttgagaaatgaTGTGAGTCGAGATTTAGCAAGTCAATTCGACAAACTGAGTTTAAGTGGTGAAACTTTACCTTGTCGGGATAGAAGTGTGAGAACTCAAGGTCGATGGATGGAAGTAAAGAGATGA
- the LOC111895809 gene encoding uncharacterized protein LOC111895809, whose product MVASVNLGGIFMISLLTRAICARGWSVDTGAIVHVCGQRENFRTYRPMPPGMLVVYVDGHIAEVQGIGDACMKFTRDEWVTLRDVLNVPTIPKGLVSADKFEKGGFKMVLENGKIVITKGGRYVGREKNCSRMYHVEFFEDKFSRDDENSSHMTSSSTSQETLPPPPIVEEPKRSTRARIEKSFGGDFNSYLVKGTQKKVTIKVIFAINLDDDTKTFIEAMTSRDAHLWEEVINDEIDSIMGNGTWEYVDLS is encoded by the exons ATGGTGGCAAGTGTGAACCTTGGAGGTATTTTTATGATCTCTTTGCTTACCCGAGCAATCTGTGCTCGAGGATGGTCCGTAGACACTGGAGCTATTGTGCATGTTTGTGGGCAACGAGAGAACTTCCGCACTTACCGTCCAATGCCACCAGGAATGTTAGTTGTCTATGTTGATGGTCACATAGCTGAAGTTCAAGGAATAGGTGATGCTTGTATGAAGTTCACTCGTGATGAGTGGGTTACCCTTCGAGATGTTCTTAATGTTCCTACTATCCCGAAGGGGTTGGTTTCTGCGGACAAGTTTGAAAAGGGTGGGTTCAAGATGGTGCTTGAGAATGGAAAAATTGTGATCACTAAGGGCGGAAGATATGTTGGGAGGGAGAAAAATTGTTCTAGGATGTATC ATGTGGAATTCTTTGAGGACAAGTTTTCTAGGGATGATGAAAACTCCAGTCATATGACATCTTCAAGTACTTCTCAAGAAACACTGCCACCTCCTCCTATAGTGGAGGAACCTAAGAGAAGTACTAGGGCTAGAATAGAGAAAAGTTTTGGAGGCGATTTCAATTCTTATTTGGTCAAAGGAACACAAAAGAAAGTGACAATAAAGGTCATATTCGCCATTAACTTGGATGATGATACTAAGACCTTTATTGAAGCCATGACGTCTAGAGATGCTCATTTGTGGGAGGAAGTCATCAATGATGAAATTGACTCAATTATGGGTAATGGAACTTGGGAGTACGTTGATCTATCCTAA